One window from the genome of Desulforamulus ruminis DSM 2154 encodes:
- a CDS encoding metal-dependent hydrolase, with protein sequence MKLTFLGHAAFLLETADLTLVIDPFITGNPVAPRNLDLHPDYILVSHGHGDHAGDALALARKTNATLVSVYEAANYFMRQGVKAHAMHIGGAHDFGSFKVKLTPAWHGNSTGGDTGPAEYLGNPCGFLIYAEGKTLYHSGDTGLFGDMGLIGRLNAIDVALLPIGDNFTMGPEDALEAVKMLNPRQVVPMHYNTWPLIAQDPEAFKRAVEEQSPGKVVILQPGSALEL encoded by the coding sequence ATGAAACTTACTTTTCTGGGACATGCCGCCTTTTTGCTGGAAACCGCAGACCTGACGCTGGTCATTGATCCTTTTATTACCGGTAATCCGGTAGCCCCCCGGAACCTGGATCTTCATCCCGATTACATTTTGGTAAGCCACGGGCATGGGGACCACGCCGGAGACGCCCTGGCCCTGGCCCGGAAAACCAATGCCACCCTCGTTTCGGTATATGAAGCGGCCAATTATTTTATGCGCCAGGGGGTTAAGGCCCATGCCATGCACATTGGCGGAGCCCATGATTTTGGTTCCTTTAAAGTAAAATTGACCCCGGCCTGGCACGGCAATTCCACCGGCGGCGACACCGGCCCGGCGGAGTATCTGGGCAATCCCTGCGGTTTTCTGATTTATGCCGAGGGAAAAACCCTTTATCATTCCGGGGATACCGGTTTATTTGGAGATATGGGGCTGATTGGGCGGCTAAACGCCATTGATGTGGCTTTACTTCCCATCGGGGACAATTTCACCATGGGGCCGGAGGATGCCCTGGAGGCGGTAAAAATGCTGAATCCCCGCCAGGTGGTGCCTATGCATTATAATACCTGGCCGCTTATTGCCCAGGACCCCGAAGCCTTCAAACGGGCGGTAGAAGAACAAAGCCCCGGCAAAGTTGTGATCCTGCAGCCGGGAAGTGCCCTGGAACTATAA
- a CDS encoding pentapeptide repeat-containing protein, with amino-acid sequence MSMTGPQILKELSPIDDFSSYVQDFLLDEIPILAIKSYAEQIEGMEFFKIEIQMSVFENCTFRNCSFENASFIDVIFQSCDFSNSKFTGAYYQRCRFINCKCVGVDMRDTIVKQTAFEQSNFQYSYFDKTKMMDVLFDHIDFTESSMAEAKLKKFEARDSKFVKNNFFKTMLATVDFTNNEFAMPMVSSPPVELKGAIVNMFQATDLIGLWGVIVDRK; translated from the coding sequence ATGAGTATGACCGGCCCACAAATATTAAAAGAACTCTCTCCTATTGATGATTTTTCTTCCTACGTTCAAGATTTTTTATTGGATGAGATACCAATTTTGGCGATAAAGAGCTATGCCGAGCAAATCGAAGGTATGGAATTTTTTAAAATCGAAATACAAATGAGTGTTTTCGAGAATTGTACCTTTCGTAATTGCAGCTTTGAAAACGCAAGCTTTATTGATGTTATATTTCAATCTTGTGATTTCTCAAACAGCAAATTTACAGGTGCCTATTATCAACGATGTCGATTTATTAATTGTAAATGCGTTGGTGTAGATATGCGCGATACCATTGTAAAGCAAACTGCTTTTGAACAATCAAATTTTCAGTATTCCTATTTCGACAAAACAAAAATGATGGATGTTTTATTTGACCATATCGACTTTACCGAATCATCCATGGCTGAAGCAAAACTAAAAAAGTTTGAAGCAAGGGATTCCAAATTTGTAAAAAACAATTTCTTTAAAACAATGTTAGCAACAGTAGATTTTACCAATAATGAATTTGCCATGCCAATGGTATCATCCCCTCCGGTCGAGCTGAAAGGAGCTATTGTCAATATGTTTCAAGCGACAGATTTGATTGGTCTTTGGGGTGTTATTGTTGATCGGAAATAA
- the sucC gene encoding ADP-forming succinate--CoA ligase subunit beta, whose translation MKLYEYMGKEIFQREGIPVPRGKAFLTPGGVAEFAAELPSSVVKCQVLSGGRGKSGGIKFPANPAEAEEAAQELLATVIRDLPVQAVLVEEKLKIDKEYYVAVTVDGGRRKPLVIASAQGGVDIEEVSEEHLVKAHVDVHAGIQPFFGREVARRMGLPAAETGPFARLLVKMYELFRKYDAELVEINPLVVSGEQLIAADAKITIDDEALFRLPGWVPRVEERSERELKAAEIGISFVELGGDIGVMANGAGITMATLDIINHFGGSPRNFMDAGGGAGTEATAKALEILLSTNPKAVLINIFGGITRCDDVARAFAQVKKNTGIHVPMVIRLVGTNEQAGVEILNQQGMSAYRTIHEAVAKVVELAVGREAI comes from the coding sequence ATGAAACTATACGAGTACATGGGTAAGGAAATATTTCAGCGGGAAGGAATTCCGGTTCCCAGGGGAAAGGCCTTCCTTACTCCCGGGGGAGTGGCCGAATTTGCGGCGGAGCTTCCCTCCAGCGTAGTGAAGTGCCAGGTTTTGTCCGGGGGCAGGGGTAAGTCCGGCGGCATCAAGTTCCCGGCCAACCCTGCGGAGGCCGAGGAAGCGGCTCAGGAATTATTGGCTACCGTCATAAGGGATCTTCCCGTACAGGCGGTGCTGGTGGAAGAAAAATTGAAAATTGACAAGGAATATTATGTGGCCGTCACCGTTGACGGGGGAAGACGAAAGCCTCTGGTCATTGCTTCCGCCCAAGGCGGTGTGGATATTGAAGAGGTCTCCGAGGAACATCTGGTGAAAGCCCATGTGGATGTCCATGCCGGCATCCAGCCTTTTTTTGGCCGGGAAGTGGCCAGGCGCATGGGTTTGCCTGCGGCAGAAACCGGGCCTTTTGCCAGGCTTCTGGTAAAAATGTATGAGTTATTCCGCAAATATGACGCCGAGCTGGTGGAAATTAACCCCCTGGTGGTCAGTGGGGAGCAATTGATTGCTGCAGACGCTAAAATAACCATTGATGACGAGGCCCTTTTCCGGCTGCCCGGTTGGGTACCCAGGGTGGAGGAACGCAGCGAGCGGGAATTAAAAGCCGCGGAAATCGGCATCTCCTTTGTGGAATTGGGGGGGGACATCGGGGTGATGGCCAACGGGGCCGGCATTACCATGGCCACTCTGGATATCATCAACCACTTTGGCGGAAGTCCCCGGAACTTCATGGATGCAGGGGGCGGCGCAGGGACCGAAGCCACGGCCAAAGCACTGGAAATCTTGCTTTCTACCAATCCCAAGGCGGTTTTAATTAATATTTTTGGCGGCATTACCCGCTGTGATGACGTGGCCAGGGCCTTTGCCCAGGTCAAGAAGAATACCGGCATTCATGTACCCATGGTGATCCGGCTGGTAGGTACCAACGAACAGGCCGGAGTGGAAATATTAAATCAGCAGGGTATGAGCGCCTATCGAACTATTCACGAGGCAGTGGCCAAAGTGGTTGAACTGGCTGTGGGCAGGGAGGCTATATAA
- a CDS encoding MATE family efflux transporter — MNKINELESKPVAKLLVQYSLPAVLGLFVNSLYTVIDRIFIGNIPDIGALALTGIGLTIPITTVILALSALIAFGAASNITIRLGEGKQEEAENTAGNAILLTVVAGITITVLYLIFQNQILGLLGIQGQTLPYAKAFITIIVLGTVFNMLGFAFPILVRSDGSPAFSAIITLTGCVLNIGLDALFILVFHMGIQGAAIATVLSQFVTVILGFFYFRRRKATLRLMKQNFKLQPDTMKAIVLIGLVPFSNQLSISIAQIVSNYSLNLYGGELAVGAMTVIASIASIFLMPVYGISQGFQPIIGFNWAKKRNDRTMKTLSLAVASSAMILAVGTLLVWIFPEFVVGLFNRDVELAGIAVNGIRKYMLLLPLAAIPTFGIGFMMLTGKVQAAVSLNIARQCVILALTIYFLPKAIGTDGLWYAQPVTDFLSSILMVILFVKGYGHILRGKAPSKNKKTFNS; from the coding sequence ATGAATAAGATCAATGAACTCGAAAGTAAACCGGTCGCGAAATTGTTGGTGCAGTATTCGTTACCGGCTGTACTCGGCCTATTCGTAAATTCACTCTATACGGTCATTGACCGGATTTTTATCGGAAACATCCCGGATATTGGCGCATTGGCCTTAACGGGTATTGGACTTACTATACCAATTACCACGGTGATATTGGCGCTATCTGCTTTGATTGCTTTTGGAGCCGCTTCCAATATCACCATCCGATTAGGAGAAGGCAAACAGGAAGAAGCCGAGAACACAGCGGGTAATGCGATTTTATTAACTGTTGTAGCAGGCATTACAATTACAGTACTTTATCTAATTTTTCAAAATCAAATATTAGGTTTGCTTGGGATACAGGGGCAAACGTTGCCTTATGCCAAGGCTTTTATCACGATCATCGTGTTAGGCACGGTTTTCAACATGTTAGGATTTGCCTTCCCCATTCTTGTCCGTTCCGATGGCAGTCCCGCCTTTTCCGCAATCATTACGCTGACGGGATGTGTGCTCAATATAGGTCTGGACGCACTTTTTATTCTTGTGTTCCATATGGGGATACAAGGTGCCGCCATAGCTACTGTGTTATCCCAGTTTGTGACTGTAATCCTCGGGTTTTTCTATTTCAGAAGAAGGAAAGCAACCTTGCGGCTTATGAAACAAAATTTCAAACTTCAACCTGACACAATGAAGGCAATTGTTCTAATTGGTCTGGTCCCTTTCTCCAATCAATTATCTATCAGTATCGCACAAATTGTCAGCAACTACTCCTTAAATCTATATGGAGGAGAGCTGGCAGTCGGAGCCATGACAGTCATCGCCTCTATTGCGTCCATTTTCCTGATGCCCGTTTACGGAATATCACAGGGATTCCAACCGATTATTGGGTTCAACTGGGCAAAAAAGCGCAATGACCGGACGATGAAAACACTCAGCCTTGCAGTTGCATCCAGTGCTATGATTTTGGCAGTAGGTACCTTACTAGTATGGATATTCCCTGAATTTGTAGTGGGGCTTTTTAACCGTGACGTAGAGCTTGCAGGTATCGCCGTAAATGGAATCAGAAAATATATGCTGCTGCTTCCCCTTGCTGCGATTCCCACATTTGGAATAGGCTTTATGATGCTGACAGGAAAGGTGCAGGCGGCGGTATCGCTGAATATCGCAAGACAATGTGTTATCTTGGCATTGACCATTTATTTTCTGCCAAAGGCAATTGGGACAGATGGCCTTTGGTATGCACAGCCTGTAACCGACTTCCTATCAAGCATCCTTATGGTCATACTTTTTGTAAAAGGATATGGACATATCTTACGGGGAAAGGCACCTTCAAAGAACAAAAAGACTTTTAACTCATAA
- a CDS encoding MerR family transcriptional regulator, with amino-acid sequence MFINEARKATNLTKKAIEYYTSQGLVSPAILENGYRDFNENDVELLKRISIFRKIGFSTEDIKAILADDKEAVLQKMSVKKELSIQREKAKQVLLDRLSTGESLAEIETALNAIEQNKTITDKLLEAFPGYYGRFLCLHFARFLNEPISTPQQQAAYDKIVTFLDEAPALSFSKELWNFLDESTQSIGVENICDMHEKMKRSIENPEQFLSENQEMLAWYLEYKKSDEYKNSAAFKIQTTLKEFNNTSGYYDVFIPAMKRLSNSYAKHCRQLETANEKLLSEYPEIENLK; translated from the coding sequence ATGTTCATTAACGAAGCGCGAAAGGCAACTAATTTAACGAAAAAGGCCATTGAATACTATACAAGTCAAGGGCTGGTTTCCCCTGCAATTTTGGAAAACGGATATCGGGATTTCAATGAAAATGATGTAGAGCTTTTAAAGAGGATTTCTATTTTTCGTAAAATTGGTTTTAGCACCGAAGATATTAAAGCTATACTGGCAGACGATAAAGAAGCTGTTTTACAGAAAATGTCTGTAAAAAAAGAGTTAAGTATACAAAGAGAAAAAGCAAAACAAGTACTCCTTGACCGGCTTAGTACCGGAGAAAGCTTGGCAGAAATAGAAACCGCTCTGAATGCCATTGAACAGAACAAAACAATTACGGATAAGCTGTTAGAAGCATTTCCGGGGTATTATGGCCGCTTTCTTTGCTTGCATTTTGCACGTTTTTTGAATGAGCCAATTTCAACACCGCAACAACAAGCTGCTTATGATAAAATCGTAACATTTCTTGATGAAGCCCCTGCACTGAGCTTTTCAAAAGAACTGTGGAACTTTCTGGATGAAAGTACGCAAAGCATCGGCGTAGAAAATATTTGTGATATGCATGAAAAAATGAAGAGGTCTATTGAAAATCCTGAACAGTTTTTATCAGAAAACCAGGAAATGTTGGCATGGTATCTTGAGTATAAAAAGTCGGATGAATATAAAAATTCTGCTGCGTTCAAAATTCAAACAACGCTTAAAGAATTCAATAATACAAGCGGGTATTATGATGTTTTTATACCGGCGATGAAAAGGTTAAGTAATTCTTATGCCAAGCATTGTCGGCAATTGGAAACTGCCAATGAAAAATTATTATCAGAATATCCTGAGATTGAAAATTTAAAATAA
- the sucD gene encoding succinate--CoA ligase subunit alpha: MAIIIDKDEVILVQGITGKQGAFHTGQMLAYGAKVAAGVSPGKGGQEVQGVPVYNTVAEAMEKHPITATILFIPAPGVKDAAFEAMTAGIQTLVIITEHVPLHDELDIMAYAERLGVIIVGPNTFGVISPGQSKMGIMPNRIYIPGPVGVVARSGTLSYEIAYNLTMHDLGQSTVVGLGGDRVVGLSFVEVLKRFEADPETKVVVLVGEIGGNAEEEAALYIKEMTKPVVAFLAGSSAPPGKRMGHAGAIIERGRGTFESKVAALTAAGAKVVSLPWEVAEQVKNILTQNDEVC, encoded by the coding sequence ATGGCAATCATCATTGATAAGGACGAAGTTATTTTAGTACAGGGTATTACCGGCAAGCAGGGGGCCTTCCATACCGGACAGATGCTGGCCTATGGGGCCAAGGTGGCCGCAGGGGTCTCGCCAGGCAAAGGGGGGCAGGAGGTTCAGGGGGTACCGGTTTACAACACCGTGGCCGAAGCCATGGAAAAGCACCCGATTACCGCCACCATCCTTTTCATTCCGGCCCCCGGCGTAAAGGATGCGGCCTTTGAGGCCATGACCGCCGGCATTCAAACCCTGGTCATTATTACCGAGCATGTACCTCTGCACGACGAACTGGATATCATGGCCTATGCCGAAAGGCTGGGCGTTATCATTGTGGGCCCCAATACCTTTGGTGTGATCTCTCCGGGACAGAGCAAAATGGGCATTATGCCCAACCGCATTTATATTCCGGGACCGGTGGGCGTGGTGGCCCGCAGCGGCACCCTCAGTTACGAAATTGCCTATAACCTGACCATGCATGACCTGGGACAATCCACGGTGGTAGGACTGGGGGGGGACCGGGTGGTCGGTTTGTCCTTTGTTGAAGTGTTAAAAAGGTTTGAGGCGGACCCTGAAACCAAGGTTGTGGTTCTGGTAGGAGAAATCGGCGGCAATGCCGAAGAGGAGGCCGCCCTGTATATAAAAGAGATGACCAAGCCGGTGGTGGCCTTTTTGGCCGGCAGTTCCGCTCCTCCAGGCAAACGGATGGGCCATGCCGGGGCCATTATCGAAAGGGGACGGGGGACTTTTGAAAGTAAGGTGGCTGCACTAACTGCCGCCGGAGCGAAAGTGGTCAGCCTGCCCTGGGAAGTGGCGGAACAGGTTAAAAACATACTAACCCAGAATGATGAGGTATGCTAA